A single Macaca mulatta isolate MMU2019108-1 chromosome 11, T2T-MMU8v2.0, whole genome shotgun sequence DNA region contains:
- the LOC107000766 gene encoding taste receptor type 2 member 64 — protein MMYFLFIILSILLVFAFVLGNFANGFIALVNVIDWAKTRKISLVDQILTALVIYRIGLLWAILLYWYATMFNSALCSSEVRIFASNISAIINHFSIWLAASLSIFYLLKIANFSNLIFLHLQKRIKSVVRVMLLGPLVFLICNLAVVTTDEGVWTKEYEGNVTWKIKLKNAIHLSNLTISTLANLIPFTLTLICFLLLIYSLCKHLKKIQLHGKGSQDLSTKVHIKSLQTVISFLMLFAIYSLCLISLTWSPWKQQNKLVFLLCQTLAIMYPSFHSFILIMGNRKLKQTFLSVLWQVTC, from the coding sequence ATGATGTATTTTCTGTTCATCATTTTGTCAATTCTGTTAGTGTTTGCATTTGTTCTTGGAAATTTTGCCAATGGCTTCATAGCTCTAGTAAATGTCATTGACTGGGCTAAGACACGAAAGATTTCCTTAGTTGACCAAATTCTCACTGCTCTCGTGATCTACAGAATTGGTTTACTCTGGGCCATATTATTATATTGGTATGCAACTATGTTTAATTCGGCTTTATGTAGTTCAGAAGTAAGAATTTTTGCTTCTAATATCTCGGCAATAATCAACCATTTCAGCATCTGGCTTGCTGCTAGCCTCAGCATATTTTATTTGCTCAAGATTGCCAATTTCTCTAACCTTATTTTTCTCCACCTACAGAAGAGAATTAAGAGTGTTGTTCGGGTGATGCTGTTGGGGCCCTTGGTATTTTTGATTTGTAATCTTGCTGTGGTAACCACGGATGAGGGTGTGTGGACAAAAGAATATGAAGGAAATGTGACTTGGAAGATCAAATTGAAGAATGCAATACACCTTTCAAACTTGACTATAAGCACGCTAGCAAACCTCATACCCTTCACTCTGACCCTAATATGTTTTCTGCTGTTAATCTATTCTCTGTGTAAACATCTCAAGAAGATACAGCTCCATGGCAAAGGATCTCAAGATCTCAGCACCAAGGTCCACATAAAATCTCTGCAAACTGTGATCTCCTTCCTCATGTTGTTTGCCATTTACTCTCTGTGTCTAATCAGTTTAACCTGGAGTCCTTGGAAACAGCAGAACAAACTTGTGTTTCTGCTTTGCCAAACTCTTGCAATCATGTATCCTTCATTCCACTCCTTCATCCTGATTATGGGAAATAGGAAACTAAAACAgacttttctttcagttttgtggCAGGTGACATGCTGA